Proteins found in one Litorihabitans aurantiacus genomic segment:
- a CDS encoding oxygenase MpaB family protein, translating to MGITTPVARARARVGHALFTKVAGEDGYDSRRRIHETPGPRWFEAGSPIQRVHGDASMFVGGLRALLLQSLHPLAMAGVAGHSGYRGDPWGRLERTSTFLAVTTFATAEDAQQMVDRIRAVHERVRGKAPDGRPYRASDPHLLTWVHIAEIDSFLRAHQRHGSAPLTPTEADEYVAQTARVARALGAEEVPTTTAGLADALASYRAELGATEAAVDTAHFLLREPPLAWASRQPYRLIAAGAIGLMPDWTRAELKLGGPRGDGLRRVGGGVATRTIRWGMSTVGNRRPE from the coding sequence GTGGGTATCACGACGCCGGTGGCACGGGCCCGGGCACGGGTGGGCCACGCCCTGTTCACGAAGGTGGCGGGCGAGGACGGGTACGACTCGCGCCGCCGCATCCACGAGACGCCGGGGCCGCGGTGGTTCGAGGCCGGCAGCCCGATCCAGCGGGTGCACGGGGACGCGTCGATGTTCGTCGGCGGGCTGCGGGCGCTGCTGCTGCAGTCGCTGCACCCGCTCGCGATGGCCGGCGTGGCCGGTCACTCCGGCTACCGCGGCGACCCGTGGGGGCGCCTCGAACGCACCTCGACCTTCCTGGCGGTGACGACGTTCGCGACCGCGGAGGACGCGCAGCAGATGGTCGACCGCATCCGCGCCGTGCACGAGCGCGTGCGCGGCAAGGCGCCCGACGGCCGGCCCTACCGCGCCTCCGACCCCCACCTGCTGACGTGGGTGCACATCGCCGAGATCGACTCGTTCCTGCGGGCGCACCAGCGCCACGGCAGCGCGCCGCTGACGCCGACCGAGGCTGACGAGTACGTGGCGCAGACCGCGCGTGTGGCGCGGGCGCTCGGGGCGGAGGAGGTCCCGACGACGACGGCGGGGCTCGCCGACGCGCTCGCGTCCTACCGCGCGGAGCTGGGCGCCACCGAGGCCGCCGTCGACACCGCGCACTTCCTGCTGCGCGAGCCGCCGCTGGCCTGGGCCTCGCGCCAGCCGTACCGGCTCATCGCGGCCGGCGCCATCGGGCTGATGCCGGACTGGACGCGCGCGGAGCTGAAGCTGGGCGGGCCGCGGGGCGACGGGCTGCGGCGCGTGGGCGGCGGGGTCGCGACGCGGACGATCCGGTGGGGCATGTCGACCGTGGGGAACCGCCGGCCGGAGTGA
- a CDS encoding ATP-binding cassette domain-containing protein has translation MIDISRLSVSIGGRTIVNDATFAVPAGAVSVFVGKNGAGKTTTFRAIAGMLIPRAGTVTIDGRPATANATRADTLGYSLGPSALPAAVPARRFLALVAATAPDQDARRRAYDRALAMAADVEIEPHLRKRIGALSEGTKQKVAVIAALAHAPGNLLLDEPYNGLDPDSMAWLKNRIEERRRAGASVLVSTHLLREAADNASMAVQIADGSTSTVPWPPASTGSVAHRSPSRGSEIALRSVRTLTPEAQRLSTALLAAGRRAEIVQPDEVRTDATIRIVLAVARDAHIHLLDMSERLAPDVPFSRELR, from the coding sequence ATGATCGACATCTCCAGGCTTTCAGTCTCGATCGGCGGTAGAACGATCGTCAATGACGCAACGTTCGCCGTACCCGCCGGAGCCGTCTCCGTCTTCGTCGGGAAGAATGGGGCTGGTAAGACCACGACTTTTCGGGCTATTGCGGGAATGTTGATTCCGCGAGCAGGAACCGTGACCATCGACGGGCGGCCCGCGACCGCGAACGCCACGCGCGCGGACACCCTCGGATACTCGCTGGGGCCCTCCGCCCTGCCCGCCGCTGTGCCGGCCCGCCGCTTTCTCGCGCTGGTGGCGGCGACAGCACCGGACCAGGACGCGAGGCGACGTGCGTACGACCGTGCGCTCGCGATGGCGGCGGACGTCGAGATCGAACCCCACCTCCGCAAGCGAATCGGGGCGCTGTCTGAGGGAACGAAGCAGAAGGTCGCCGTGATCGCGGCACTCGCGCACGCACCCGGGAATCTGCTGCTGGACGAGCCGTACAACGGCCTCGATCCGGACTCGATGGCCTGGTTGAAGAACCGCATCGAGGAACGGCGACGTGCGGGAGCGAGCGTCCTCGTGTCGACGCACCTCCTGCGCGAAGCTGCGGACAACGCCTCGATGGCCGTGCAGATAGCCGATGGATCCACGTCGACGGTTCCGTGGCCGCCGGCCTCGACAGGCTCGGTGGCGCACCGCTCGCCGTCCCGTGGCTCGGAGATCGCGCTGCGCTCGGTGCGGACGCTCACCCCAGAGGCGCAACGCCTCAGCACGGCTCTGCTCGCTGCCGGGCGGCGAGCAGAGATCGTGCAGCCGGACGAGGTCAGGACGGACGCCACGATCCGTATCGTGCTCGCCGTCGCCAGAGACGCCCACATCCACCTCCTCGACATGTCCGAGCGCCTCGCGCCGGACGTGCCCTTCTCGAGGGAGCTTCGATGA
- a CDS encoding CPBP family intramembrane glutamic endopeptidase, which yields MKRRKPGLAGRVTRRIVTPVGLLLLHTILLEVALGRAGTGVILTLASAAAVAGLVLVRWAVGRPATPGLVPCGTKPWVRSLLVILVATVAAAMLVTLLPAAQQPWTAVGAATIAGRLGLAALEELLFRVWLPHALGSFFRTGVTTALPVLGSAVLFAAIHAPVTVTAAIYHVAFGVAMSLLLARLGNLVVVVLAHAATNIVLVSGGGIDLTTPAPMLALLAMTAGFLLVSNGRVNHPGRTPAPGLVGTAASSPGRIDALDLLRGVAMLLVVLDNALVYRWSHERPAMSTELAAGVLGNLGLVLLVVVFAASLDQRLAPVRHSAPTVSGDERHARLWRLGAGNATLWFPYDVLTMYGPTGALTERMIRPRGRWIAWIVVAGVVALILANSARVASADSVLGDRPAFLPTSLVDHVLEAFVAVGLNVLVAPLFACLAVAVIHLVRRTRAAGTRSAWLALTAGLAALLALALPIATVAFGWSPPGTAPLREAAVVVTATALTLLAVRSRWVARGLVAVPLVAVGRRSLTVYLLVCGIQLIAVPVVIEQGVVLSPVAVGLLSIAAAVLVGAMPRGVGDHLERYVRSSRAPGDTGRCSDERHGPDKSDPTVRGKNLRTFGA from the coding sequence GTGAAGCGGCGCAAGCCGGGCCTCGCCGGGCGGGTGACCCGCCGCATCGTGACTCCCGTGGGGCTGCTCCTGCTGCACACGATTCTTCTCGAGGTGGCGCTCGGCCGCGCCGGGACCGGCGTGATCCTGACCCTCGCCTCAGCGGCCGCGGTCGCCGGACTCGTCCTTGTCCGCTGGGCCGTCGGTCGGCCGGCCACGCCTGGCCTCGTCCCGTGCGGTACGAAACCATGGGTCAGGAGCCTGCTGGTGATCCTGGTGGCAACCGTGGCGGCGGCGATGCTGGTGACGCTGCTCCCTGCCGCACAGCAGCCCTGGACGGCCGTGGGCGCGGCGACGATCGCGGGCCGACTGGGCCTCGCGGCGCTGGAGGAGCTGCTGTTCCGGGTGTGGCTGCCGCACGCCCTGGGGTCCTTCTTCCGCACGGGCGTCACGACCGCACTCCCGGTCCTCGGATCAGCCGTCCTGTTCGCGGCGATACACGCGCCCGTCACCGTCACCGCGGCCATCTATCACGTCGCGTTCGGCGTCGCCATGTCACTCCTCCTGGCGCGGCTGGGCAACCTGGTCGTCGTCGTGCTGGCGCATGCAGCCACGAACATCGTGCTCGTCAGCGGTGGTGGCATCGATCTCACGACGCCGGCGCCGATGCTCGCTCTCCTTGCGATGACGGCCGGGTTCCTCCTCGTGTCGAACGGGCGCGTCAACCACCCGGGCCGGACGCCGGCGCCCGGCCTCGTCGGGACCGCCGCGTCGTCGCCCGGTCGCATCGACGCCCTCGACCTCCTGCGTGGTGTGGCGATGCTCCTCGTCGTCCTCGACAACGCACTCGTGTACCGGTGGTCGCACGAACGCCCCGCGATGTCGACCGAGCTCGCCGCCGGCGTGCTCGGCAATCTCGGACTGGTGCTGCTCGTGGTCGTGTTCGCGGCTTCGCTCGACCAGCGTCTGGCGCCAGTTCGCCACTCGGCTCCAACGGTGTCCGGTGACGAGCGACATGCTCGGCTGTGGCGACTCGGTGCCGGTAACGCCACCTTGTGGTTCCCGTACGACGTGCTGACCATGTACGGCCCGACGGGCGCCCTGACCGAGCGGATGATCCGGCCTCGCGGCCGCTGGATCGCATGGATCGTCGTCGCGGGGGTGGTCGCACTGATCCTCGCCAACAGCGCGCGCGTCGCATCCGCGGACTCGGTGCTGGGCGATCGTCCCGCGTTCCTGCCGACCTCACTGGTGGATCACGTGCTCGAGGCGTTCGTCGCCGTCGGGCTCAACGTGCTCGTCGCACCGCTGTTCGCATGCCTGGCCGTCGCGGTGATCCACCTCGTGCGACGCACGCGAGCGGCGGGCACCCGTTCGGCATGGCTCGCGCTGACAGCCGGGCTGGCAGCCCTCCTCGCACTGGCCCTCCCGATCGCGACGGTGGCGTTCGGGTGGTCCCCGCCCGGCACCGCACCGCTGCGCGAGGCCGCCGTGGTCGTCACCGCGACAGCCCTGACCTTGCTCGCGGTGCGATCACGGTGGGTCGCCCGCGGCCTCGTGGCGGTGCCACTCGTAGCCGTGGGTCGGCGGTCATTGACGGTCTACCTCCTCGTGTGCGGGATCCAGCTGATAGCGGTGCCCGTGGTGATCGAACAGGGCGTGGTGCTCTCCCCCGTGGCCGTCGGCCTGCTGAGCATCGCGGCCGCCGTGCTGGTGGGCGCGATGCCACGCGGTGTCGGCGACCACCTGGAGCGCTACGTCCGATCGTCGCGCGCGCCCGGTGATACCGGCCGGTGCTCGGACGAGCGTCACGGACCCGACAAATCCGATCCCACCGTGCGCGGCAAGAACCTGCGTACCTTCGGGGCATGA
- a CDS encoding type II secretion system F family protein: MGAVVGLMLGVGLLLAWSSTWSHTPSDAAPGRVRTAWGDLAARAGMHAVSLPAFVGVCTGLAAVTAIVSLGTGTAVSVAVAFAAIVATAPLAYVRSRARRRGVELAQLWPDVVDDLTSAVRAGLTLPEAMIAMAERGPAPLRADMAVFAAEYRASGRFLESLAVWQEHLADPVADRLAATLRVATEVGGTDLGRMLRTLSDFLRTDQRTRGELEARQSWTVNGARLAVAAPWLVLALMSGRGTSAHAFDTAAGIGLLAGGAVISAVAYAAMLRIGRLPQDPRVLRVAR; the protein is encoded by the coding sequence ATGGGCGCCGTCGTGGGTCTGATGCTGGGCGTCGGGCTGCTGCTCGCGTGGTCCTCGACCTGGAGTCACACACCGTCCGATGCCGCACCCGGCCGCGTGCGCACCGCGTGGGGCGACCTCGCCGCGCGTGCCGGGATGCACGCGGTCTCCCTGCCCGCGTTCGTCGGCGTCTGCACCGGACTCGCGGCCGTGACGGCGATCGTCTCGCTCGGCACGGGGACGGCCGTCAGCGTCGCCGTCGCGTTCGCGGCGATCGTGGCGACGGCGCCGCTCGCCTACGTGCGATCGCGGGCACGTCGACGCGGGGTCGAGCTGGCGCAGCTGTGGCCCGACGTCGTGGACGACCTGACCTCCGCCGTCCGCGCCGGGCTGACCCTCCCCGAGGCGATGATCGCGATGGCCGAGCGCGGCCCCGCCCCGCTGCGCGCCGACATGGCCGTCTTCGCCGCGGAGTACCGGGCCTCGGGCCGGTTCCTCGAGTCGCTCGCCGTCTGGCAGGAGCACCTCGCCGACCCGGTGGCCGACCGGCTCGCCGCCACCCTGCGCGTCGCCACCGAGGTCGGGGGCACCGATCTCGGCCGCATGCTCCGGACGCTCTCGGACTTCCTCCGGACCGACCAGCGCACGCGCGGCGAGCTCGAGGCGCGGCAGTCGTGGACGGTGAACGGCGCCCGGCTCGCCGTCGCCGCCCCGTGGCTCGTGCTGGCGCTGATGAGCGGACGCGGGACCTCGGCCCACGCGTTCGACACGGCGGCGGGCATCGGTCTGCTGGCGGGCGGTGCTGTGATCTCCGCCGTCGCGTACGCCGCGATGCTGCGCATCGGCCGGCTCCCACAGGACCCTCGCGTGCTCCGGGTGGCGCGGTGA
- a CDS encoding type II secretion system F family protein: MNAVGALVGAGLATGALCVVGAWHAARPTLEDRVAPYVVSRPATSSLLAAPPRTASRAGTSVARALATPVVTDLTRLLEHLGSSSASIRSRLALLPERGGVEGFRVEQVLWAAAGLLLGLLVAVPLAAARGLQPLPVAVLVLLGGVGGALLRDWWLTRQARARERRIVAEFPAVAELLALAVGAGESPAAALDRMSRTVHGVLAVELARTLADVRTGSSMAQALTAMGARSNLAVVQRFAEGVAIAIERGSPLAEVLRAQAADARDAAKRELMESGGRREIAMLAPVVFLLLPLTVAFALFPGIAVLNLGTP, translated from the coding sequence GTGAACGCCGTCGGTGCCCTCGTCGGGGCCGGTCTCGCCACGGGAGCGCTGTGCGTCGTCGGGGCGTGGCACGCCGCGCGACCGACCCTGGAGGACCGGGTCGCCCCCTACGTCGTCAGCCGGCCGGCGACGTCGTCGCTGCTCGCGGCGCCGCCCCGCACCGCCTCGCGCGCCGGGACCAGCGTGGCGCGCGCCCTCGCCACGCCGGTCGTCACCGACCTCACCCGGCTCCTGGAGCACCTCGGCAGCTCCAGCGCGAGCATCCGCTCCCGCCTCGCGCTGCTGCCCGAGCGTGGCGGGGTGGAGGGCTTCCGCGTCGAGCAGGTGCTGTGGGCCGCGGCCGGGCTGCTGCTCGGCCTCCTCGTGGCGGTCCCCCTCGCGGCCGCCCGCGGCCTGCAGCCGCTGCCCGTCGCGGTCCTCGTGCTCCTCGGGGGTGTCGGCGGCGCGCTCCTGCGCGACTGGTGGCTCACCCGGCAGGCGCGCGCCCGCGAGCGCCGCATCGTGGCGGAGTTCCCCGCGGTCGCCGAGCTCCTCGCGCTGGCGGTGGGTGCCGGCGAGTCGCCCGCGGCCGCCCTGGACCGGATGTCTCGCACCGTGCACGGGGTGCTCGCCGTCGAGCTCGCGCGGACCCTGGCCGACGTGCGTACCGGATCCTCGATGGCGCAGGCGCTGACCGCGATGGGCGCGCGCAGCAACCTCGCGGTCGTCCAGCGGTTCGCCGAGGGCGTGGCGATCGCGATCGAGCGCGGCAGCCCGCTCGCGGAGGTGCTCCGGGCCCAGGCCGCCGACGCCCGCGACGCCGCCAAGCGCGAGCTCATGGAGTCCGGCGGCCGCCGGGAGATAGCGATGCTGGCGCCCGTGGTGTTCCTGCTGCTGCCGCTGACCGTCGCGTTCGCGCTGTTCCCAGGGATCGCTGTCCTGAACCTGGGGACACCGTGA
- a CDS encoding TadE family protein: MLGVVQLAYALWVRTVLVDAAAEGRGTPRCSTATSPRASSARGTWRRAGSPTPPCRVRPQRSSPRRATTS; this comes from the coding sequence GTGCTCGGGGTGGTCCAGCTCGCCTACGCGCTCTGGGTGCGCACCGTCCTCGTGGACGCCGCGGCCGAGGGGCGCGGCACGCCGCGCTGCTCGACGGCGACCTCACCTCGGGCGAGCAGCGCGCGCGGGACGTGGCGGCGAGCGGGATCGCCGACGCCGCCGTGCAGGGTGCGACCGCAACGGTCGAGTCCGAGGCGGGCTACGACGTCGTGA
- a CDS encoding pilus assembly protein, with the protein MTTTRVRRVLAVLRDGPGAQVPGDGERGSAVVEFLGGAVVLVVPLVYLVLTLAQLQAAAFAAEGAARDTGRIVATADDPERAGELAAIGVELAFADQGIEVDGADALAVRCAPSCSAPGAVATVRIAADVPLPWWPGGALTVPVTAEAVTVIDSYRVRS; encoded by the coding sequence GTGACGACGACGCGGGTGCGCCGCGTCCTCGCGGTGCTGCGGGACGGGCCGGGTGCGCAGGTGCCGGGCGACGGCGAGCGCGGCAGCGCGGTGGTCGAGTTCCTGGGCGGCGCCGTCGTACTCGTGGTCCCCCTCGTCTACCTCGTGCTCACGCTGGCGCAGCTGCAGGCGGCCGCGTTCGCGGCCGAGGGGGCCGCGCGCGACACCGGGCGCATCGTCGCGACCGCGGACGACCCCGAGCGGGCCGGGGAGCTGGCCGCGATCGGCGTCGAGCTCGCCTTCGCCGACCAGGGCATCGAGGTCGACGGCGCCGACGCGCTCGCGGTGCGGTGCGCACCGTCGTGCAGCGCACCCGGCGCCGTCGCGACGGTGAGGATCGCCGCGGACGTGCCACTGCCGTGGTGGCCGGGCGGCGCACTCACCGTGCCCGTGACCGCCGAGGCCGTCACGGTGATCGACAGCTACCGGGTGCGCTCGTGA
- a CDS encoding LacI family DNA-binding transcriptional regulator, which translates to MPTLADVASRAGVSKATASRALSRAELVAPATVARVLAAAQELGFVRNRAASHLARGRTGIVALVVPTLENTFFTPIIAGAQARAEAADLQLTVAVHPIADEAELAGLTRLATQVDGLVLVAPRGPDALVRAVGALVPTVLVDREIAGMESIVADTASAFGALADHLVGAGHRSVVYLGGPDGSWQDGQRAAAVAAATHGRADLHRLGPFPATFAAGTGAVEDVLASGASAAIPYATSVGLGLVFALRARGIASPGEVLVSAERLVADAIGGDVPAIDVDGEEVGREAMAALVAAMAAAAVASRPGSGSDSDEAVETSQRRLPVALYWPGGGGVRTPVPSSSRSS; encoded by the coding sequence GTGCCGACACTGGCCGATGTGGCGAGCAGGGCCGGGGTGTCGAAGGCGACGGCGTCGCGCGCCCTGAGCCGGGCCGAGCTGGTGGCGCCCGCGACCGTGGCGCGCGTGCTCGCGGCCGCGCAGGAGCTGGGGTTCGTGCGCAACCGCGCGGCGAGCCACCTCGCGCGCGGCCGCACCGGCATCGTCGCGCTCGTGGTGCCGACGCTGGAGAACACCTTCTTCACGCCGATCATCGCGGGCGCCCAGGCGCGTGCCGAGGCGGCGGACCTCCAGCTGACGGTGGCCGTGCACCCGATCGCGGACGAGGCGGAGCTGGCCGGCCTGACGCGCCTCGCGACCCAGGTCGACGGGCTGGTGCTCGTGGCGCCGCGCGGCCCGGACGCCCTCGTGCGTGCCGTCGGTGCCCTGGTCCCGACGGTGCTGGTGGACCGCGAGATCGCCGGGATGGAGTCGATCGTCGCCGACACCGCCTCGGCCTTCGGCGCGCTGGCCGACCACCTGGTGGGTGCCGGGCACCGCTCGGTCGTCTACCTCGGTGGGCCCGACGGGTCGTGGCAGGACGGGCAGCGGGCCGCCGCCGTCGCAGCCGCGACGCACGGGCGGGCCGACCTGCACCGGCTCGGCCCGTTCCCGGCCACGTTCGCCGCCGGGACCGGCGCGGTCGAGGACGTGCTCGCCTCCGGGGCGAGCGCCGCGATCCCGTACGCGACGTCAGTGGGGCTGGGGCTCGTGTTCGCGCTGCGCGCCCGCGGGATCGCCTCACCCGGCGAGGTGCTGGTGAGCGCGGAGCGGCTCGTGGCCGACGCGATCGGGGGCGACGTGCCGGCGATCGACGTCGACGGCGAGGAGGTCGGCCGCGAGGCGATGGCCGCGCTGGTGGCGGCGATGGCCGCGGCCGCGGTCGCGTCGCGGCCGGGCTCCGGCTCCGACTCCGACGAGGCGGTCGAGACCTCGCAGCGCCGGCTGCCGGTCGCGCTGTACTGGCCGGGCGGCGGAGGGGTCAGGACGCCCGTGCCGAGCTCGTCACGGTCATCGTGA
- a CDS encoding ABC transporter permease, whose protein sequence is MKQRRPVAAALAVAGYVVMIVPILFVVATAFTGGSTLRFPPEGVSLQWFEAAFAYSPFISAMVSSLQLAALATFFALLLGVPATLAIHRGRLPGKGLVEGLFLSPLIVPELVVGLALFQQLMIGLRLDNFTVLLVGHTVLMLPYAVRVTGASLALADPFVEEAARGLGASPLRTFFSVTLPLLRPGIFSAALLSFVTSFNNVPLSLLLQSRDFRTLPVTMLDYVQQSYDPMVAATSTIILAGTVLVAVVAERTVGFARIFGGINR, encoded by the coding sequence GTGAAGCAGCGCCGCCCCGTGGCGGCGGCGCTCGCCGTCGCCGGCTACGTCGTGATGATCGTGCCGATCCTCTTCGTCGTCGCCACCGCCTTCACCGGCGGCAGCACGCTGCGCTTCCCGCCCGAGGGCGTCTCGCTGCAGTGGTTCGAGGCCGCGTTCGCCTACTCGCCCTTCATCAGCGCGATGGTCTCGAGCCTCCAGCTCGCGGCGCTCGCCACGTTCTTCGCCCTGCTCCTGGGCGTGCCGGCGACCCTCGCGATCCACCGTGGCCGCCTGCCCGGCAAGGGCCTGGTGGAGGGGCTCTTCCTCTCGCCGCTGATCGTGCCCGAGCTCGTCGTCGGGCTCGCACTCTTCCAGCAGCTGATGATCGGTCTGCGGCTGGACAACTTCACCGTGCTGCTCGTGGGCCACACGGTGCTGATGCTGCCGTACGCCGTCCGCGTCACGGGGGCCTCGCTCGCGCTGGCCGACCCGTTCGTGGAGGAGGCGGCCCGCGGGCTCGGCGCGTCCCCGCTGCGCACGTTCTTCTCGGTCACGCTGCCGCTGCTGCGGCCCGGCATCTTCTCGGCCGCGCTGCTCAGCTTCGTGACGTCGTTCAACAACGTCCCGCTCTCGCTGCTCCTGCAGAGCCGCGACTTCCGCACCCTGCCGGTCACGATGCTCGACTACGTCCAGCAGAGCTACGACCCCATGGTCGCCGCCACCAGCACCATCATCCTCGCGGGCACCGTGCTCGTCGCCGTCGTCGCCGAGCGCACGGTCGGCTTCGCCCGCATCTTCGGAGGGATCAACCGATGA
- a CDS encoding TOBE domain-containing protein: MLPGLGEHDGEPGSCDGLTLEGVVVDVAFRGVDRVVTVDADDATGTTVRLTADVRDSALTASPGDRILLRADAAHVVALAG; the protein is encoded by the coding sequence GTGCTGCCCGGGCTCGGCGAGCACGACGGCGAGCCCGGCTCGTGCGACGGCCTCACCCTCGAGGGGGTCGTCGTCGACGTCGCCTTCCGGGGTGTCGACCGCGTCGTCACGGTCGACGCCGACGACGCGACCGGCACCACCGTGCGGCTCACGGCCGACGTGCGCGACAGCGCGCTCACCGCGAGCCCGGGGGACCGCATCCTCCTGCGCGCGGACGCCGCGCACGTCGTCGCGCTCGCCGGCTGA
- a CDS encoding extracellular solute-binding protein, which translates to MTRPAPRQLTAAAAVLAATALLAACSGGDAGSGDGGSGDSIVVSTFPFGVEQFQEAVVDPFTEATGIEVEIETGSNADRLSQLELAGDRSGVDVMLISDAFAASGQEKELFESFGEAEVPNLGEIADFAVEEGFDGPAYSYQLNGILYNTDEVTAEQAADWELFADPALAGRLAFPDFSVTAGQLAVSGVADSYGDGPYDIDTAYEVIGSWAPGILQFYSSSTEVTNLLTQGEIVAADSLNGFATTLVASGEPVAWTAPAEGRYMATNRAMVPVGAPNSEGAHAFIDYLLSVEAQTASADLVGDLPVNLAAEVPAELTDVVGDIAADPIAAGYATLDPAETTPNRAAWLDRFAREVSSR; encoded by the coding sequence ATGACCCGCCCCGCCCCCCGCCAGCTCACCGCCGCCGCCGCGGTGCTCGCCGCCACCGCCCTGCTCGCCGCCTGCTCCGGCGGCGACGCCGGATCCGGTGACGGCGGCAGCGGCGACTCCATCGTCGTCAGCACCTTCCCGTTCGGCGTCGAGCAGTTCCAGGAGGCGGTCGTCGACCCCTTCACCGAGGCCACCGGCATCGAGGTCGAGATCGAGACCGGCTCGAACGCCGACCGCCTCAGCCAGCTCGAGCTCGCGGGCGACCGTTCCGGCGTCGACGTCATGCTCATCTCCGACGCGTTCGCCGCCTCCGGCCAGGAGAAGGAGCTGTTCGAGTCCTTCGGTGAGGCCGAGGTCCCGAACCTGGGCGAGATCGCCGACTTCGCCGTCGAGGAGGGCTTCGACGGTCCGGCGTACAGCTACCAGCTCAACGGGATCCTCTACAACACCGACGAGGTCACCGCCGAGCAGGCCGCGGACTGGGAGCTCTTCGCCGACCCCGCGCTCGCCGGCCGCCTCGCGTTCCCCGACTTCTCCGTGACCGCCGGCCAGCTCGCGGTCTCGGGCGTCGCCGACAGCTACGGCGACGGCCCCTACGACATCGACACGGCCTACGAGGTCATCGGATCCTGGGCGCCCGGGATCCTGCAGTTCTACTCCTCCTCGACCGAGGTCACGAACCTGCTGACGCAGGGCGAGATCGTCGCCGCCGACTCCCTCAACGGGTTCGCGACGACGCTGGTCGCCTCCGGCGAGCCCGTCGCCTGGACGGCGCCCGCGGAGGGTCGCTACATGGCCACGAACCGCGCGATGGTCCCGGTCGGTGCGCCGAACTCCGAGGGTGCGCACGCCTTCATCGACTACCTCCTGAGCGTCGAGGCGCAGACCGCCTCGGCCGACCTGGTCGGCGACCTGCCGGTCAACCTGGCCGCGGAGGTCCCGGCGGAGCTCACCGACGTCGTCGGCGACATCGCGGCCGACCCGATCGCGGCCGGTTACGCGACGCTCGACCCGGCCGAGACGACGCCGAACCGCGCCGCGTGGCTCGACCGCTTCGCTCGCGAGGTGTCCTCGCGCTGA
- a CDS encoding adenosine deaminase family protein: MTSLLSSTTTSPAVHPDELRRLPKADLHCHLIGTVRASTFAQLARREKLELPDTPERIFADINSLPPDPSLYEGTRIPVPQGRSADEPAVSYSLFQVSAWVVEVLRDADDLTRITYEAFEDAHRTSGTRHLELFFDALPPHLEHLGYRGAIEAYAEGIRLAERDFGMTGLMIQGIDRSRSGAEALEVVRRVVDNPHDVVAGIGLDNLETAGPPERFADAYRLAGEAGLGRTAHSSEHAPTAVNTITCLDLLGCDRIDHGYYVLEDDAVVERMREQQVAFTVASTTSRRSWRPWRRASIQAMLEAGLNVIPCSDDPGMFPTSLAAEYGIAHERIGASREQLADMAVASIDASWLPAERKAAAHEAFAAEVAAFRTGGAAPSSTA; encoded by the coding sequence ATGACGTCGCTCCTGTCCAGCACGACCACCTCCCCCGCCGTCCACCCCGACGAGCTGCGCCGGCTGCCGAAGGCCGACCTGCACTGCCACCTCATCGGCACGGTGCGGGCCTCGACCTTCGCGCAGCTCGCGCGGCGCGAGAAGCTCGAGCTCCCGGACACCCCGGAGCGCATCTTCGCCGACATCAACTCCCTGCCGCCGGACCCCTCGCTCTACGAGGGCACCCGGATCCCGGTGCCGCAGGGGCGCTCGGCGGACGAGCCGGCCGTCTCCTACTCCCTGTTCCAGGTCTCGGCCTGGGTGGTGGAGGTCCTGCGCGACGCCGACGACCTCACCCGCATCACCTACGAGGCGTTCGAGGACGCCCACCGCACGAGCGGCACCCGCCACCTGGAGCTGTTCTTCGACGCGCTGCCGCCGCACCTGGAGCACCTGGGCTACCGCGGCGCGATCGAGGCGTACGCCGAGGGCATCCGCCTGGCCGAGCGCGACTTCGGCATGACCGGGCTGATGATCCAGGGCATCGACCGCAGCCGGAGCGGCGCGGAGGCGCTCGAGGTGGTGCGGCGCGTCGTGGACAACCCGCACGACGTCGTCGCCGGGATCGGGCTCGACAACCTCGAGACCGCCGGCCCGCCGGAGCGCTTCGCGGACGCCTACCGCCTCGCGGGCGAGGCCGGACTCGGGCGCACGGCGCACTCCTCCGAGCACGCGCCGACCGCCGTCAACACGATCACGTGCCTCGACCTCCTGGGCTGCGACCGCATCGACCACGGCTACTACGTCCTCGAGGACGACGCCGTGGTGGAGCGGATGCGCGAGCAGCAGGTGGCGTTCACGGTGGCCTCGACGACGTCGCGCCGGTCCTGGCGGCCGTGGCGGCGCGCCTCGATCCAGGCGATGCTCGAGGCCGGTCTGAACGTGATCCCGTGCTCGGACGACCCCGGGATGTTCCCGACGTCGCTGGCCGCCGAGTACGGCATCGCGCACGAACGGATCGGTGCGAGCCGCGAGCAGCTCGCGGACATGGCGGTGGCGAGCATCGACGCGTCCTGGCTGCCGGCGGAGAGGAAGGCGGCGGCGCACGAGGCGTTCGCGGCCGAGGTGGCGGCGTTCCGCACGGGCGGTGCCGCGCCGTCGTCGACCGCCTGA